The window TTCAAGCGCAGGTGCAACCTCGGGCCAGCGCTCGAGGATTGAGGGCCAGCGAGGATCTGCTGGGCCTGGGGCGAATGCGCCACGAAGTTCGGTAGCTGCTCGCCCTTCCCCTCCCCGCCCCGGTCCTCGAGGCTCTTGCTGTTGGGCGTGCGGTAGTCGCGTGAGGCCGGCGTAGGCCACTCGGAGCGGACGCGGCTGGTCAACGTATGGCCCCTCGTGCCACGCTCGATCGCGCCCCACCCGCCCGACATTTCGCTGTCCTGCGCCGTCGGCGTGGGCCAGTGCTCGGCTGCGGTCTGGAGCACCGACGTGCCCGCACCAGACATCGAGCGCAAGCGGCGCTCGGCGATCGCCTCCGGCGACTCGGTACCGCGCTTGCCCGCCCCAGCGTCCGGCGTCGGCCACCGCGCGCCATGCGAAGCAGAACCATCGTTCGCGGCCGTGCGAGGCGCCCACGTCGGACGCGGAAAGAGTGAGCCATTCCGCGTGCCACCCGCGGTCGGCCAGTTCTCCCACGACGCGGGCAGCGGCGCGTTCGTAAACATCACCCTCGGCTTCGTCCACAGCGGAGGCGGTGGCAGTAGCGATGCCTGCGACGTTCTCCAGAAAGAGGCACCACGCACCGCAAGCGTCGGCAATGTCGAGGATGCGGAAGAAGAGCCCGCTGCGCTCGCCGTCGAGCCCAGCACGGCGCCCTGCAACTGAGAGGTCTTGGCAGGGGAACCCAGCAGCGATGCAATCCACTGCGCCGCGCCACGCTCGAGCGTCGAAGGTGAGCATGTCGGACCAGACAGGAGCCGGGTCCAGCGATCCTTCTTCGATGCGCGCCGCCAAGACTGCGGCGGCGTGAGCTTCCCGCTCAACGTAGCAGACTGTGCAAGCCTCGAGGCCCAGGTATCCGAGCCCAGCTCGCAGTCCTTCTCCAAGCATGCCCACTCCGGCGAACAGCTCGAGGGTGCGTAAAGCCACATTCACGCATCCCCCTGGATGTTGGCCGGCTCGTTGACGACCCACACCACGGCCTCATCGCCACCGCCGGTCAGGCGCGTGCGCCCGCTGTCGACGATCAGGCGATCCGTGCAGAGCTCCACGCGCCGAGGCCGCTGGGTGTTGGCGCCCATGGGGATGCCGCGCTGCATTTCCTCGTCGGTGGCACCGGCGCGGCCGCAACGCTTGAGGTACGCCAGCACCAGTGCACGCTTCGTCGGCGCCTTGGGCACGAAGGCCTCTGCTGCCTTGCGGCTGGTGCGCGAGTGCCGCTGGTGCGGCGGGTTGTGGTCAAGGGTGAGCTGCTGCATGGTCACGCTGCCTCCAGAAAGAGTGACGGCTGCGGGGGGATGCGATCGGCCTGGAGCGGCGCATTGGCGCGGTTGAGGTCGATGCCGATGAAGTGCCGGCCCAGCCGGCGTGCGACGAGCCCAGTGGTGCCGGACCCAAAGAAGGGATCGAAGACGATGGCGCCCACCGGCGAGCCGGCCAGCACGCAGGGCTCAATCAGCTTCTGTGGGTAGGTGGCGAAGTGCGCGCCCTTGTAGCTCTCGGTTGGCACGGTCCACACGCTGCGCTTGTTGCGGCTGTCGACGCGCACGGCCATGGCCGCATCGAAGCTGGCGTTGCTCTTGCCGCCCGTCTCGCGATCGGCGAGCTTGCGCACGCGCCCGCGCTGCCGAGCCTCCGCATCAGTGCCGTGGCCGAAGCCAACGCCGCGGTGCTGGCTGTAGCGGCCCTCCGTCTCGTTGTGCATGCGATCGGTGCCCGTTGCCCAGCCCGACGGCACCAAAGCCTTCATCGGGCGATCGCTGCGCGCTCCACCGTTGGCACGCATGCTGCCAATCTGCGCCTCCACGTGCTGAGCCAGGCGCGCATGCGTGTTGGGACTCACGGGCTCGCGGATGGCCTCGCTGTCGAAGTAGTAGCGGGGGCGCTTGGTCAGCAGGAAGATGAACTCGTGCGCCTTGGTGCACCGATCCTTCGCGCTCTCGGGCATCGGGTTGGGCTTGTGCCAAACGATGTCCTGGCGCAGGTACCACCCAGCGTCCTGCAGGGCGAAGGCGAGGCGCCAGGGCTGGCCCACCATGTCCTTCGGCTTGAAGCCGGGCATGCGCATGTCGCTGCGTGGGATCGGGTGGTTGTCGCGACGGCGCGAGGCGGTGTAGGCCGCGGCTTCGGCGCTCTTGCTGGTGCTCTTGCCGGTGATGTAGGCGCTCTGCTTCGCCTTCGGGTCGCGGCTGCCGGCGTAGCTGTCGCCCATGTTCAGAAAGAGCGTGCCGTCGTGGCGCAGGATCTGGTGGCACAGGTCGAAGACCTCCACCATGTTCGCCAGGAACTCGGGCAGCGTCGGCTCGCTGCCGAGCTCGAGCGCCTTGTCCGGGTGGTCGGCCGGCAGGTAGCTTCGGAGCCCCCAATATGGA is drawn from Variovorax sp. PBS-H4 and contains these coding sequences:
- a CDS encoding DNA-methyltransferase, which translates into the protein MKPADYLDTCQFGDVRAVLRQMIADGVKVQTIVTSPPYWGLRSYLPADHPDKALELGSEPTLPEFLANMVEVFDLCHQILRHDGTLFLNMGDSYAGSRDPKAKQSAYITGKSTSKSAEAAAYTASRRRDNHPIPRSDMRMPGFKPKDMVGQPWRLAFALQDAGWYLRQDIVWHKPNPMPESAKDRCTKAHEFIFLLTKRPRYYFDSEAIREPVSPNTHARLAQHVEAQIGSMRANGGARSDRPMKALVPSGWATGTDRMHNETEGRYSQHRGVGFGHGTDAEARQRGRVRKLADRETGGKSNASFDAAMAVRVDSRNKRSVWTVPTESYKGAHFATYPQKLIEPCVLAGSPVGAIVFDPFFGSGTTGLVARRLGRHFIGIDLNRANAPLQADRIPPQPSLFLEAA
- a CDS encoding DNA cytosine methyltransferase, which gives rise to MLGEGLRAGLGYLGLEACTVCYVEREAHAAAVLAARIEEGSLDPAPVWSDMLTFDARAWRGAVDCIAAGFPCQDLSVAGRRAGLDGERSGLFFRILDIADACGAWCLFLENVAGIATATASAVDEAEGDVYERAAARVVGELADRGWHAEWLTLSASDVGASHGRERWFCFAWRAVADAGRWGGQARYRVAGGDRRAPLALDVWCGHVGAPDRSRALAHADGAGQRNVGRVGRDRAWHEGPYVDQPRPLRVAYAGLTRLPHAQQQEPRGPGRGGEGRAATELRGAFAPGPADPRWPSILERWPEVAPALEPDFCGLADGMAFDMADSRAPRLKCVGNGVVATCAAVAFVELVRRARAT